The Drosophila sechellia strain sech25 chromosome 2L, ASM438219v1, whole genome shotgun sequence region cGTTTTTTCAAGTGACTAGAAAACACAACATTGTCTTAAAGATGTAATTCGTTTGGCAGTCGAACGACGCGTCCGCGGAATAAGACGGTATGCTTGTCGCGAATCAAGAAGGCAAAAGGACGATTGACTTTAAAAGACGCCGACGCTCCTGTTTTTTctagaaaagaaaaaagaaaaatttatTGGATGTGGTAATCTACAATCAAATGAATCATAATGTACTTTGGATATACTCTACGTGTGCTGCCGCTTCTCCTGTCGATGCTCCCCTTTCGTCGATCTCAATAAAGGATTTGTGTAGCACATTGTTAATTTTGGCACCTTTACCGTTGGTCAGAAGGCCGCTGAGATCCGAGGTATTACTGAAGATAAGGTGTATGCCCAACTGGAACTTAAAACATTGTAGAAATTATAGCATTTTCAACAGGTCTACGAACTTTCTTTAGGGGCTCAACTAGTTCCATTTGatatttgattttaaactTTGGCAGCTCCACATGAACATCTTTTTCTACTAGACTCTCTGAGAGTGTTCTTAGTATTTTTTCTATAGAGCTTAGATATGTGTTATGCAATGGCAGACCGATTATCATTGACAGATTTGAGTTATGAAACGGCAGCTCAATAATTTGTCCATAAGAGTGATCAGCAATCCTAAACCTGCCCACATGGGACATCATCCTGACATAAGCTTCTCTATTATGATCTCCATAAAATACTTTTAGTTTGGTGCCCTTTTTACTAAACATAGTTTTCCAAGCACCCCTATAGTAGACGGTGTTCACTAACACTGCACTTTCATTAATTTGCAGGTCATGATCATTAGAAATAGTGCGCATGCCCCTGTGACTCTTCCGTTGGACCGCAAAGCTGATACTATTGCTTGCCTTCCTTTGACCTAAGTTGTCGTTAGCAACTTTCATGAAGGTGCTCGTCAATAACGCGTTGTAATCCTGCCTTACTTCATATGTCTCACTGACATAAAGCCGATTTGCAAAATGAAGACCATTATGTTGTTGGAGATTGAACATAATCCTTTCGTATTTCTTAACCAATTCCGTCATATCCACTGGTAGGTCAAGAATGCTTCTTAGCTCCTCGGCGGTTGTTCCTTCAGCTCCCATTAAGATCATACTCATTCCAATTTCAATGCAAAGGGGCGAGGCAATAAAATTACTTTCTGCCTTATCCATTACCATTTCGAGTAGGTTTAGCTTGAATTTACCCAACACTGAAGTGGCAATTAAAAGCAGAACTTTGACAGGAGCATTGAATCCATTAGGTTTGTAGTTAGAAGAcggcttttatttatatttgaacttacctaaatattttattttactattTCCCTGCATGATTGCTAAAAACTGCAAGAAATCTGACAGCCGCTATTTATATACCTGCAAAAGTGAATTTCCATTCATCATAGACTGCATTTAAGAATCCATTATTCACGGATCTAAAATACATTCAGCTGTTAACTTAAGGGATAGGGCCTAAATGATTTTGTgtgtatttctttattttacgTTGAAATTCTTCACGGCTTGTTGTGCGACACCTAGTGTTCATTCACAGAACATGAAAATTTGACATGTACACACTTTTCTACTCATCATGTCAAAATACATTCGTTGTTACATTCCAGACCTACATTTTTTGTTCCTACTTTAGAAACTAAATTTAAGAGAAAATtacaatttcttttcaaatttggttaatttattaaaaaaaaaatatattaatatatactCTTCTACGAAGAATTACCCCTCAATACTTACTTTAATGGTATTACTTCCAAGAGCTTTTACATCGTAAAGAAAATTCCCATTGatatattttgcataatatttatcgcttttttatttgttgtttttgttttcattacataagtaataatttattttttgttttccttgtgtttatttgtttctgCACTACTTAAATATGAAACGTTGAATTCAAATTTGCTTTTTCATTAACtgtttaatttgattaaacTTTATTTGCTTGTGgtgcatttcattttatattttcgctCATGCTCCTTTACCTCCCGAATTCTCACTACATTTTCTATGGTTTATTTGCTCCacaatttgtacattttatttctGCATTCTGAATCGTCagacatataataatatatatgttgtaGTTTGACAAGACGCGGATTTGTTGCTGCAtgcttaaataattaaaatatataacttATGCAATTATTTTGTGATTTCTTGTTCATCTGGTTGCTTAGCCTTTGCACGTTAATGTTTTAACAATTTGAAGTCGATTCATTAAGCGGGGCAAAAATGCTCTTATTTTGGTAAGCATCATTCTATgtcgtatttaaatttaaatataagttaTGTCATATATAAACACTCGGGTTATGTAAAATTTGTcaatattttgtaattatttaattataaaaatgattgtttgttttgttgtttatcTCTTTGGGTTGTTAGCAAAAATGATACAAAAAATGTTTGGGTTTTTTCGCCTTCAACTATTTCCATCGCTTGTAAAATTTGGCCATAAATACACGAAATTGCTGAAAACCGTTTTGACGCTTTTGATTAACCATTATTTGTCCCTTTTTTATTCGGTACTGTTCTATTTTGATGGGTTCTATAATTTATCTATAAATTTCGTTTAGTATCGTACTGGTTCTGGTCTGGCAAATGAAACACAAAATTTGAGAGAATTCATTTACAATAATAagtatatttttgtatttattttgcatagcaattgtaatttgttttttttttttcaatatttttgttgcattttataacgcttttaaatatgtataacaATGAAATTTTGCATGCTAGATGTCTcagttataattattttatataatttataaaggTTTCGTTTATcgctttttaaatttatacaaCTTTACACAGTTTTAGCTTAAGATATAGACAAATTTTGgtttgaatttgtttttatgtttttgatgccttttcttttttttttgttttagctTAGAAAATGTATTCTTAAATACAGAACGAAATGTTTTCTTTTAGAAagtacaaacacacacaggcataaataatttatgaaatatgtttttataaCAAAAGTTTATAGATTTTAGAAATCTCTGCGTTCTTTTCGCTTGGCTCTTGGCTTGGGTTTATTTCCAGTTGGTTATCATCCAGAAGTTATATAGCATATACATGTTTTTCACAAAGTGTTGGCAACTAAAATCAATAGTACTCTAATCTCGTCGAAGGAAAAATGATATATACAAAAAAGGGGACCATTCGATGCCATTCACAATAGGGAAAGAACTTCGCCGAAGAGAAGTCTTAAGAAATAGCTAGCAAACGTGATTGTTGTATGGTTACGATCTATGAAACTAAATGCCTACAGAGCAAAGCTTACAAAGTGAAGAAGAACAGAAGACTATAATTATACAATTAAGAGAATTGCTCGAGTTAGATCTAGCGGctacaataaatattaatcTTTATGTATATGTTTACGCTTCTCGCTAAGGCTTAGCATTAATAAATAATCCGCACTTGCTGCTCATCATATATCATATTCTgcgatatatatattactCATTTTTGTATGGTATAATTTTAACGCGGCAACTTCTTATTTGTAAAAATGTGTTATACTTTCATTATGATGAATTATCTTAGAATTGTTTatcatttgttttttcttgttgTCTGTGGTGGGTtcattttgtgtgttttctCTCTCTTTGCTCCATCAACTTGTTTGTTTAACTTAAAAGTAGGATTAAACTTAATGTAATTACATTGGTTTCCAGAGGGCGATGCCCACTGTCATAAGAACCAGCTGCCTGTGTGACCAAAGAAAAACCTTTCCTAAATTTTGTTTCAAAAGCCTCGCTTTGAATATTGTTTTGGGTTTAAATGTCTTGCAGAGCTTACGagataaaaataataacttaATTAGGTTAAGCAGTAAGTGGTAAAAAACACGCACAAATTTGTCGttgaataatataaaaaaatttaattttttttaaagctttggtttcatttataatttctGCAAGCAACGttgaaagtttttttttgaaatggaGAAGCCTATATAAATTAGTATTtgtcctttttgtttttaaaagtgAGATCAATTCAAGCTGTTTAAAAGCGTTTTGAAATGTTTcttaaaattttgaaaagattTTGCATAAGGGTAAAATGTTTTCCAATGAAAGTTTTAAAACTCCCTGGTTATTAGTCGTCGATTtcacaaatttaaatttttataataggcttttaaattgtttttcacAAAAGCATTAAGACTCACGGAATATATGAGGAGGATTATGAatcttataaaaataatttaataaaaaaaatgtcaaTTGATATTTAGCTTTTAAAACAGTTTGCTTTGAATGCCCATATTTAAATAAGCaaattattaatatacatatgcttTGAAGTTTACAGTGCCGCTCCTTTACGTTGAACAATTTAAAAGCAACTTTTTGCCACCTACATTTCATTCCTTTCTGGCTGTGAAGCATTCTACTTTCACTAAAATACCCCTACAATGAAAAATATGTGCGTTCAGGCTTTGTGCTTGAATATCGGCTGCACTTTCTCCTACAAAAGAAATGGGATTTTAACTAAGTTCTAACTGTTTTgttctgtgtgtgtgaaagAGCTTTTCTTTGAGAGGTTTTCGGGGCTTCTATCTTTAGGCTATTTCCTTTTTGATTTGTAACTCGCAGTTCGTTGTTGCTGATGCAGTGGTGGTTGCGGCtgcagtgggtggtgctggtggtgtcTGCTTTTTGCTAGCCTTGGTGGCCATCGGGGGATGTGGTGGCGCTGGATGGTGTCCAGCGACGGATGATCCAATGAGCACACTCTGGGGTGCCACCCgctggcgctgctgctgctgtcgctgctGCAATGGCATTTCGTCGTCATCGGAGTCGTCCTCTTCCGGATCCTCCTCCGCCTCTTCCTCCTGACTTTCCTCGGCGAGCCTCGGATTGGTCTCGTCGCTGCCAACATTGCTACtcattttttccagtgcatgGCAGGCGGACATCTGGGCCTTCTTCATCGAGGACTCGTCGCTGCTATTACTACTATCGAACAACTGTCCGGCAGTTGCCGCTGAGTCCGGCGAGAGGGGCGTTGTGGCCGTGGGGGGAGTGGCTAGAGCACTACTGTGGGGAGCCTCCACTTGAACCTCTtcgtcctcatcctcctcgtcTTCGTCTTCATCCTCCTCCATTTCCTCGTCGCTGGAAATTTGACTGGGCTGGGGACTTTTGGGATTATTAGTTGGATCTGCTTTATCGGCATTTTTCTCAAGTTTATCCAGATCATGCGACTCCGTGCCATTGGAAGGACTTTCCTCATTCTCTACCTGCTTGTCCTCAGTTTTCTCTTCAACCTGCAGCTTTATTCTCTTGCTTTCAGGCTCATCTGGCTTCTCGCAATCCCCCCCTTCACTTCCAGAACAATTTGTGGGCGTCACACTCCGCCGCAGACCATTGGTTGGAGCCTTTATGAGGGGAGATAGCTCCTGTTGATTATTGTTATTAGCCCTATCCTCCATTTCCTCTTCCTCCAGCTCGTCGTCCTCTTCCGCCTCTCCTCGACCCGCTTCGACCACGTTTTCCAGTCGGGTTTGGTGCTTGAATGGCATCTTCCGAAGATCTACTTTACAGACCTGCTCTTCGAATTGTCTGCGATAGCGTTGAAGTTGATCCGTAAGATCGGCTATGTGGGCATCCTGTTTGTGGAGCAGTTCACTCAATTGAATGTTGTTATAGCGATATTGATCGTTCTCCTGCAGTAGTCTCTGGAGTATCAGGAGGACTCTCTCGCGGTCCTTGGGTCGAGTTTCTCTGAGGGACTCCACAGCCTGCTCCCAGGGTGGTAACATGGCACTCGAGTCGGGCTCCCCGTTCAGACTATCCGTATCATCCGTGTCCGTGGATAACTCGAATTCACTGCCCAAATGGGGCTTCCCATTTTGCAAGCCATGGTTCCCAGGTCCTCCCGAGTTGTGATGGGTCTTGGGCTGAGTCGCATGATGCGGCGAGCTGACCACGTTGGATGAGTGGGTACTCAGGTTCAGGCCAGCACTGGAGGATTGAGTGGGTGATGAGGCCTGGCTTTTGTAGTACCCATGGCTAAAGTGATGCATGTGCGTGGGGTGATGCTGGTGGTGATGTGGGGTCATGCCGCTCACCGCGACCACCGGCTGTTGACTCATCAAGTTCTTGTTGATCCTTATCCGACTCGGTTCGTTGTTTGTGGCGGCTAACGACGAGCTGCCATTACCGTTTGGCAGGGAACTGGAGCTGGGCAAAAGTTTGGCATGCTGATTAACGGTGGCTATTATGTGCTGCGACGGTGGTGGAGCACCTGCCGTTGGCTGCACCACCTGGTGGTGCGACGACTGCTGGTGGTGGGGTGAGGTGGAGGAGGTAATCTCATTGCTGCCACCCGCTGAAAACTCCTCGGGGCTGCGCATGTTCCGAAGGTTAGTTGGTGTGGGCGGTGCACCACCTGCATTGGGTGGTGCAGTGGCTGGTGCTGCGGGCAGGTGGGCGGGTAGTGGTGAGTTGCTGCCACTGGAGGAGGGGTGTGGCGGTTCGACGACATCTAGTGGTGCTGCCACACCCTCGGGCGGCGATGCTGTGGGTGTCTGCGATCGCTCTTGCTTGATGTGCACCACCTGGTGATCCGTCTCCTTCTCCCTCAACCTCTGGCGTTCCATCACCTCCCTTTCCATTCGCTCCCTATCCTTGTCCCTCTCCTTGGAGAGAATACTCTTTCTGGGTGCCAAGGCCACATTGGGTTGGTAAGTCCTCTCCGCATACCGCTTGTCCGTACTCCGCACCACTCGCTCCGGATTCTGTAGCTCTGGTGGTTCCTGGCAGGCATAGGGTAGTGATGACAACGTGGCGCCATAGGCGTGCAGAAAAGCTTTGGTGGTATCAGGACCCCAAGGTCGGAAGGCCGAAGAGGAGTTCAGCGTGGGTGGTGTCGGATAttgcggcaaatgtggataggGTGCGGTGGCCACCAAAACGGCTCGATGCTGGCGGGGCAGGGGATGCGAGTGGGGCAGGTGCTCTCGCTCCCTCTCCCGCTCCTTCTGCACACAGTGCGCATACATGACCTGGTACTGATACTCCAGCGCGGAAGCGGCTACCGTCGCCCCCTTCAGTTGCTGCATCTGCTTCTTGCCACTGGGAATGTCCATCTGCGGCTGCTTCAttggcggtggcggcggcggagcCAAGGCGCCCACCAGCCCATGTGGATGTCCCGCCAATCCGAGAACAGGACCCGAGCCGAGCAGACCGTCATCCATGAGCATTTCCGCCTGCAAATAGACGTTTGAGTCATTAGAAAATTGATCAATAACTTTACAAGTACACAGGAAGAAGAAGTGTACATCTTATATTACGacattatatatttaaatttctattaCTATTTAAATCGACTGTCGAAAAGTTATTTGTTTCATACTGTTGCTTACAGTTCtcacatttaaataaactaataGTTGATCAATTTCGGTTGAAGTTTTCCCCAGTGGATGCTTTAAG contains the following coding sequences:
- the LOC6611591 gene encoding serine protease inhibitor 42Dd, with product MQGNSKIKYLVLLLIATSVLGKFKLNLLEMVMDKAESNFIASPLCIEIGMSMILMGAEGTTAEELRSILDLPVDMTELVKKYERIMFNLQQHNGLHFANRLYVSETYEVRQDYNALLTSTFMKVANDNLGQRKASNSISFAVQRKSHRGMRTISNDHDLQINESAVLVNTVYYRGAWKTMFSKKGTKLKVFYGDHNREAYVRMMSHVGRFRIADHSYGQIIELPFHNSNLSMIIGLPLHNTYLSSIEKILRTLSESLVEKDVHVELPKFKIKYQMELVEPLKKLGIHLIFSNTSDLSGLLTNGKGAKINNVLHKSFIEIDERGASTGEAAAHVEYIQKKTGASASFKVNRPFAFLIRDKHTVLFRGRVVRLPNELHL
- the LOC6611592 gene encoding histone-lysine N-methyltransferase SETD1A; this encodes MTEYVTPMISTVLKKYQTSATKSLQGPGHALTTAGVLDIVTNGRSESPGLNGKCQASPPVVALIKKEILSSPEPQDLQHHECSTRGTPPQIYSPATPPRELSQPILSVADAGCGELYETKLEGKTIGCFSVGGEMRLCLPQFLNNVLNDFSLEQINRIFDELGIYCSQCTHDQLVEFKAAKILPSDVKASGLITRTDAERLCAALLHRSDRNSYVPIESLAKGALSFHVYHKCFGKCEGICTPDMYSYQKPTCIKCLECDGWFSPQKFVGHVHRKFENHTCHWGFDSRNWHDYLHVALDVENREKYQIILDQLKEVELKEMHKAQRELEHKKRKAEMLMDDGLLGSGPVLGLAGHPHGLVGALAPPPPPPMKQPQMDIPSGKKQMQQLKGATVAASALEYQYQVMYAHCVQKEREREREHLPHSHPLPRQHRAVLVATAPYPHLPQYPTPPTLNSSSAFRPWGPDTTKAFLHAYGATLSSLPYACQEPPELQNPERVVRSTDKRYAERTYQPNVALAPRKSILSKERDKDRERMEREVMERQRLREKETDHQVVHIKQERSQTPTASPPEGVAAPLDVVEPPHPSSSGSNSPLPAHLPAAPATAPPNAGGAPPTPTNLRNMRSPEEFSAGGSNEITSSTSPHHQQSSHHQVVQPTAGAPPPSQHIIATVNQHAKLLPSSSSLPNGNGSSSLAATNNEPSRIRINKNLMSQQPVVAVSGMTPHHHQHHPTHMHHFSHGYYKSQASSPTQSSSAGLNLSTHSSNVVSSPHHATQPKTHHNSGGPGNHGLQNGKPHLGSEFELSTDTDDTDSLNGEPDSSAMLPPWEQAVESLRETRPKDRERVLLILQRLLQENDQYRYNNIQLSELLHKQDAHIADLTDQLQRYRRQFEEQVCKVDLRKMPFKHQTRLENVVEAGRGEAEEDDELEEEEMEDRANNNNQQELSPLIKAPTNGLRRSVTPTNCSGSEGGDCEKPDEPESKRIKLQVEEKTEDKQVENEESPSNGTESHDLDKLEKNADKADPTNNPKSPQPSQISSDEEMEEDEDEDEEDEDEEVQVEAPHSSALATPPTATTPLSPDSAATAGQLFDSSNSSDESSMKKAQMSACHALEKMSSNVGSDETNPRLAEESQEEEAEEDPEEDDSDDDEMPLQQRQQQQRQRVAPQSVLIGSSVAGHHPAPPHPPMATKASKKQTPPAPPTAAATTTASATTNCELQIKKEIA